A portion of the Callithrix jacchus isolate 240 chromosome 13, calJac240_pri, whole genome shotgun sequence genome contains these proteins:
- the RHOBTB2 gene encoding rho-related BTB domain-containing protein 2 isoform X3, with translation MQAWRKGQDGPWKTPSDSMSRLMDSDMDYERPNVETIKCVVVGDNAVGKTRLICARACNATLTQYQLLATHVPTVWAIDQYRVCQEVLERSRDVVDDVSVSLRLWDTFGDHHKDRRFAYGRSDVVVLCFSIANPNSLHHVKTMWYPEIKHFCPRAPVILVGCQLDLRYADLEAVNRARRPLARPIKPNEILPPEKGREVAKELGIPYYETSVVAQFGIKDVFDNAIRAALISRRHLQFWKSHLRNVQRPLLQAPFLPPKPPPPIIVVPDPPSSSEECPAHLLEDPLCADVILVLQERVRIFAHKIYLSTSSSKFYDLFLMDLSEGELGGPSGSGGAHPEDHQGHPDQHHHHHHHHHGRDFLLRAASFDVCESVDEAGGSGPAGLRASTSDGILRGNGTGYLPGRGRVLSSWSRAFVSIQEEMAEDPLTYKSRLMVVVKMDNSIQPGPFRAVLKYLYTGELDENERDLMHIAHIAELLEVFDLRMMVANILNNEAFMNQEITKAFHVRRTNRVKECLAKGTFSDVTFILDDGTISAHKPLLISSCDWMAAMFGGPFVESSTREVVFPYTSKSCMRAVLEYLYTGMFTSSPDLDDMKLIILANRLCLPHLVALTEQYTVTGLMEATQMMVDIDGDVLVFLELAQFHCAYQLADWCLHHICTNYNNVCRKFPRDMKAMSPENQEYFEKHRWPPVWYLKEEDHYQRARKEREKEDYLHLKRQPKRRWLFWNSPSSPSSSAASSSSPSSSSAVV, from the exons CAAGCCTGGAGGAAAGGGCAGGATGGCCCCTGGAAGACCCCTTCGGATAGCAT gTCCCGTTTAATGGATTCTGACATGGATTATGAAAGGCCAAACGTAGAGACCATCAAGTGCGTTGTGGTGGGGGACAACGCCGTGGGCAAGACCAGGCTCATCTGTGCCCGTGCTTGCAATGCCACCCTCACCCAGTACCAGCTGCTGGCCACGCACGTGCCCACAGTGTGGGCCATCGACCAATATCGTGTGTGCCAGGAG GTGCTGGAACGCTCCCGAGACGTGGTAGATGATGTCAGCGTCTCCCTGCGCCTCTGGGACACCTTTGGAGACCACCACAAGGACCGTCGCTTTGCTTATGGGAG ATCCGATGTGGTGGTTCTGTGCTTCTCCATTGCCAACCCCAATTCCCTCCACCATGTCAAGACCATGTGGTACCCAGAAATCAAGCACTTCTGCCCCCGAGCACCTGTCATCTTGGTGGGCTGCCAGTTGGACCTGCGCTACGCTGACCTGGAGGCTGTCAACAGGGCCAGGCGACCCTTGGCGAG GCCCATCAAGCCCAATGAAATCCTGCCCCCAGAGAAGGGTCGGGAGGTGGCCAAGGAGCTGGGCATCCCATACTATGAGACCAGCGTGGTGGCCCAGTTCGGCATCAAGGACGTCTTTGACAACGCCATCCGAGCCGCCCTCATCTCCCGCCGCCACCTGCAGTTCTGGAAGTCCCACCTCCGTAACGTGCAGCGGCCTCTGCTGCAGGCACCCTTCCTGCCCCCCAAGCCACCACCTCCCATCATCGTGGTGCCCGACCCACCCTCCAGCAGCGAGGAGTGCCCCGCCCACCTCCTGGAGGACCCGCTCTGCGCGGACGTCATCCTGGTGCTGCAGGAGCGGGTGCGCATCTTTGCCCACAAGATCTACCTCTCCACCTCTTCCTCCAAGTTCTATGACCTGTTCCTCATGGACCTGAGTGAGGGGGAGCTGGGGGGCCCCTCGGGGTCAGGGGGTGCCCACCCAGAGGACCACCAGGGCCACCCTgatcaacaccaccaccaccaccaccatcaccacgggCGAGACTTTCTGCTCCGGGCAGCCAGCTTTGACGTGTGCGAAAGCGTGGATGAGGCTGGGGGCTCCGGTCCCGCCGGCCTCCGTGCCTCCACCAGCGATGGGATCTTACGGGGCAATGGGACAGGGTACCTGCCAGGCAGGGGTCGTGTGCTGTCTTCCTGGAGCCGAGCTTTTGTGAGCATCCAGGAAGAGATGGCAGAAGATCCTCTTACCTACAAATCCcggctgatggtggtggtgaagaTGGACAATTCCATCCAGCCAGGGCCCTTCCGGGCCGTCCTCAAGTACCTGTACACGGGGGAGCTGGACGAAAACGAGCGTGACCTCATGCACATCGCCCACATTGCCGAGCTGCTCGAGGTCTTTGATCTGCGCATGATGGTGGCCAATATTCTCAACAATGAGGCCTTCATGAACCAGGAGATCACCAAGGCCTTCCATGTCCGCCGGACCAACCGGGTTAAGGAGTGCTTGGCAAAAGGCACTTTCTCAG ATGTGACCTTCATCCTGGATGATGGCACCATCAGTGCCCACAAGCCCCTGCTGATTTCCAGCTGTGACTGGATGGCTGCCATGTTTGGGGGGCCATTTGTGGAGAGCTCCACCCGGGAG GTGGTGTTTCCCTACACAAGCAAGAGCTGCATGCGGGCTGTGCTGGAATACCTCTACACGGGCATGTTCACGTCCAGCCCTGACCTGGACGACATGAAGCTCATCATCCTAGCCAACCGCCTCTGCCTGCCACACCTGGTTGCCCTCACAG AGCAGTACACAGTGACCGGGCTGATGGAAGCGACCCAGATGATGGTGGACATCGATGGGGACGTCCTTGTGTTCCTGGAGCTGGCTCAG TTCCACTGTGCATACCAGCTGGCTGACTGGTGTCTCCACCACATCTGCACCAACTACAACAACGTGTGCCGCAAGTTCCCCCGAGACATGAAGGCCATGTCCCCAG AAAACCAGGAGTATTTTGAGAAGCACCGGTGGCCGCCTGTGTGGTACCTGAAGGAGGAAGATCACTACCAGCGGGCGCGGAAGGAGCGCGAGAAGGAGGACTACCTCCACCTCAAGCGGCAGCCTAAGCGGCGGTGGCTGTTCTGGAACAGTCCGTCCTCCCCGTCCTCCTCGGCAGCCTCCTCCTcatccccatcctcctcctcagctgTGGTCTGA
- the RHOBTB2 gene encoding rho-related BTB domain-containing protein 2 isoform X2 — MELWLVACRVLNGKAACEAKGRSRSRLMDSDMDYERPNVETIKCVVVGDNAVGKTRLICARACNATLTQYQLLATHVPTVWAIDQYRVCQEVLERSRDVVDDVSVSLRLWDTFGDHHKDRRFAYGRSDVVVLCFSIANPNSLHHVKTMWYPEIKHFCPRAPVILVGCQLDLRYADLEAVNRARRPLARPIKPNEILPPEKGREVAKELGIPYYETSVVAQFGIKDVFDNAIRAALISRRHLQFWKSHLRNVQRPLLQAPFLPPKPPPPIIVVPDPPSSSEECPAHLLEDPLCADVILVLQERVRIFAHKIYLSTSSSKFYDLFLMDLSEGELGGPSGSGGAHPEDHQGHPDQHHHHHHHHHGRDFLLRAASFDVCESVDEAGGSGPAGLRASTSDGILRGNGTGYLPGRGRVLSSWSRAFVSIQEEMAEDPLTYKSRLMVVVKMDNSIQPGPFRAVLKYLYTGELDENERDLMHIAHIAELLEVFDLRMMVANILNNEAFMNQEITKAFHVRRTNRVKECLAKGTFSDVTFILDDGTISAHKPLLISSCDWMAAMFGGPFVESSTREVVFPYTSKSCMRAVLEYLYTGMFTSSPDLDDMKLIILANRLCLPHLVALTEQYTVTGLMEATQMMVDIDGDVLVFLELAQFHCAYQLADWCLHHICTNYNNVCRKFPRDMKAMSPENQEYFEKHRWPPVWYLKEEDHYQRARKEREKEDYLHLKRQPKRRWLFWNSPSSPSSSAASSSSPSSSSAVV; from the exons ATGGAATTGTGGTTAGTAGCCTGCAGAGTCTTGAACGGTAAAGCTGCCTGTGAAGCAAAGGGAAGGTCCAG gTCCCGTTTAATGGATTCTGACATGGATTATGAAAGGCCAAACGTAGAGACCATCAAGTGCGTTGTGGTGGGGGACAACGCCGTGGGCAAGACCAGGCTCATCTGTGCCCGTGCTTGCAATGCCACCCTCACCCAGTACCAGCTGCTGGCCACGCACGTGCCCACAGTGTGGGCCATCGACCAATATCGTGTGTGCCAGGAG GTGCTGGAACGCTCCCGAGACGTGGTAGATGATGTCAGCGTCTCCCTGCGCCTCTGGGACACCTTTGGAGACCACCACAAGGACCGTCGCTTTGCTTATGGGAG ATCCGATGTGGTGGTTCTGTGCTTCTCCATTGCCAACCCCAATTCCCTCCACCATGTCAAGACCATGTGGTACCCAGAAATCAAGCACTTCTGCCCCCGAGCACCTGTCATCTTGGTGGGCTGCCAGTTGGACCTGCGCTACGCTGACCTGGAGGCTGTCAACAGGGCCAGGCGACCCTTGGCGAG GCCCATCAAGCCCAATGAAATCCTGCCCCCAGAGAAGGGTCGGGAGGTGGCCAAGGAGCTGGGCATCCCATACTATGAGACCAGCGTGGTGGCCCAGTTCGGCATCAAGGACGTCTTTGACAACGCCATCCGAGCCGCCCTCATCTCCCGCCGCCACCTGCAGTTCTGGAAGTCCCACCTCCGTAACGTGCAGCGGCCTCTGCTGCAGGCACCCTTCCTGCCCCCCAAGCCACCACCTCCCATCATCGTGGTGCCCGACCCACCCTCCAGCAGCGAGGAGTGCCCCGCCCACCTCCTGGAGGACCCGCTCTGCGCGGACGTCATCCTGGTGCTGCAGGAGCGGGTGCGCATCTTTGCCCACAAGATCTACCTCTCCACCTCTTCCTCCAAGTTCTATGACCTGTTCCTCATGGACCTGAGTGAGGGGGAGCTGGGGGGCCCCTCGGGGTCAGGGGGTGCCCACCCAGAGGACCACCAGGGCCACCCTgatcaacaccaccaccaccaccaccatcaccacgggCGAGACTTTCTGCTCCGGGCAGCCAGCTTTGACGTGTGCGAAAGCGTGGATGAGGCTGGGGGCTCCGGTCCCGCCGGCCTCCGTGCCTCCACCAGCGATGGGATCTTACGGGGCAATGGGACAGGGTACCTGCCAGGCAGGGGTCGTGTGCTGTCTTCCTGGAGCCGAGCTTTTGTGAGCATCCAGGAAGAGATGGCAGAAGATCCTCTTACCTACAAATCCcggctgatggtggtggtgaagaTGGACAATTCCATCCAGCCAGGGCCCTTCCGGGCCGTCCTCAAGTACCTGTACACGGGGGAGCTGGACGAAAACGAGCGTGACCTCATGCACATCGCCCACATTGCCGAGCTGCTCGAGGTCTTTGATCTGCGCATGATGGTGGCCAATATTCTCAACAATGAGGCCTTCATGAACCAGGAGATCACCAAGGCCTTCCATGTCCGCCGGACCAACCGGGTTAAGGAGTGCTTGGCAAAAGGCACTTTCTCAG ATGTGACCTTCATCCTGGATGATGGCACCATCAGTGCCCACAAGCCCCTGCTGATTTCCAGCTGTGACTGGATGGCTGCCATGTTTGGGGGGCCATTTGTGGAGAGCTCCACCCGGGAG GTGGTGTTTCCCTACACAAGCAAGAGCTGCATGCGGGCTGTGCTGGAATACCTCTACACGGGCATGTTCACGTCCAGCCCTGACCTGGACGACATGAAGCTCATCATCCTAGCCAACCGCCTCTGCCTGCCACACCTGGTTGCCCTCACAG AGCAGTACACAGTGACCGGGCTGATGGAAGCGACCCAGATGATGGTGGACATCGATGGGGACGTCCTTGTGTTCCTGGAGCTGGCTCAG TTCCACTGTGCATACCAGCTGGCTGACTGGTGTCTCCACCACATCTGCACCAACTACAACAACGTGTGCCGCAAGTTCCCCCGAGACATGAAGGCCATGTCCCCAG AAAACCAGGAGTATTTTGAGAAGCACCGGTGGCCGCCTGTGTGGTACCTGAAGGAGGAAGATCACTACCAGCGGGCGCGGAAGGAGCGCGAGAAGGAGGACTACCTCCACCTCAAGCGGCAGCCTAAGCGGCGGTGGCTGTTCTGGAACAGTCCGTCCTCCCCGTCCTCCTCGGCAGCCTCCTCCTcatccccatcctcctcctcagctgTGGTCTGA
- the RHOBTB2 gene encoding rho-related BTB domain-containing protein 2 isoform X1 has protein sequence MCSFPLFPLSFLHHPIHSRPSQPGAWNEHRAMQAWRKGQDGPWKTPSDSMSRLMDSDMDYERPNVETIKCVVVGDNAVGKTRLICARACNATLTQYQLLATHVPTVWAIDQYRVCQEVLERSRDVVDDVSVSLRLWDTFGDHHKDRRFAYGRSDVVVLCFSIANPNSLHHVKTMWYPEIKHFCPRAPVILVGCQLDLRYADLEAVNRARRPLARPIKPNEILPPEKGREVAKELGIPYYETSVVAQFGIKDVFDNAIRAALISRRHLQFWKSHLRNVQRPLLQAPFLPPKPPPPIIVVPDPPSSSEECPAHLLEDPLCADVILVLQERVRIFAHKIYLSTSSSKFYDLFLMDLSEGELGGPSGSGGAHPEDHQGHPDQHHHHHHHHHGRDFLLRAASFDVCESVDEAGGSGPAGLRASTSDGILRGNGTGYLPGRGRVLSSWSRAFVSIQEEMAEDPLTYKSRLMVVVKMDNSIQPGPFRAVLKYLYTGELDENERDLMHIAHIAELLEVFDLRMMVANILNNEAFMNQEITKAFHVRRTNRVKECLAKGTFSDVTFILDDGTISAHKPLLISSCDWMAAMFGGPFVESSTREVVFPYTSKSCMRAVLEYLYTGMFTSSPDLDDMKLIILANRLCLPHLVALTEQYTVTGLMEATQMMVDIDGDVLVFLELAQFHCAYQLADWCLHHICTNYNNVCRKFPRDMKAMSPENQEYFEKHRWPPVWYLKEEDHYQRARKEREKEDYLHLKRQPKRRWLFWNSPSSPSSSAASSSSPSSSSAVV, from the exons CAAGCCTGGAGGAAAGGGCAGGATGGCCCCTGGAAGACCCCTTCGGATAGCAT gTCCCGTTTAATGGATTCTGACATGGATTATGAAAGGCCAAACGTAGAGACCATCAAGTGCGTTGTGGTGGGGGACAACGCCGTGGGCAAGACCAGGCTCATCTGTGCCCGTGCTTGCAATGCCACCCTCACCCAGTACCAGCTGCTGGCCACGCACGTGCCCACAGTGTGGGCCATCGACCAATATCGTGTGTGCCAGGAG GTGCTGGAACGCTCCCGAGACGTGGTAGATGATGTCAGCGTCTCCCTGCGCCTCTGGGACACCTTTGGAGACCACCACAAGGACCGTCGCTTTGCTTATGGGAG ATCCGATGTGGTGGTTCTGTGCTTCTCCATTGCCAACCCCAATTCCCTCCACCATGTCAAGACCATGTGGTACCCAGAAATCAAGCACTTCTGCCCCCGAGCACCTGTCATCTTGGTGGGCTGCCAGTTGGACCTGCGCTACGCTGACCTGGAGGCTGTCAACAGGGCCAGGCGACCCTTGGCGAG GCCCATCAAGCCCAATGAAATCCTGCCCCCAGAGAAGGGTCGGGAGGTGGCCAAGGAGCTGGGCATCCCATACTATGAGACCAGCGTGGTGGCCCAGTTCGGCATCAAGGACGTCTTTGACAACGCCATCCGAGCCGCCCTCATCTCCCGCCGCCACCTGCAGTTCTGGAAGTCCCACCTCCGTAACGTGCAGCGGCCTCTGCTGCAGGCACCCTTCCTGCCCCCCAAGCCACCACCTCCCATCATCGTGGTGCCCGACCCACCCTCCAGCAGCGAGGAGTGCCCCGCCCACCTCCTGGAGGACCCGCTCTGCGCGGACGTCATCCTGGTGCTGCAGGAGCGGGTGCGCATCTTTGCCCACAAGATCTACCTCTCCACCTCTTCCTCCAAGTTCTATGACCTGTTCCTCATGGACCTGAGTGAGGGGGAGCTGGGGGGCCCCTCGGGGTCAGGGGGTGCCCACCCAGAGGACCACCAGGGCCACCCTgatcaacaccaccaccaccaccaccatcaccacgggCGAGACTTTCTGCTCCGGGCAGCCAGCTTTGACGTGTGCGAAAGCGTGGATGAGGCTGGGGGCTCCGGTCCCGCCGGCCTCCGTGCCTCCACCAGCGATGGGATCTTACGGGGCAATGGGACAGGGTACCTGCCAGGCAGGGGTCGTGTGCTGTCTTCCTGGAGCCGAGCTTTTGTGAGCATCCAGGAAGAGATGGCAGAAGATCCTCTTACCTACAAATCCcggctgatggtggtggtgaagaTGGACAATTCCATCCAGCCAGGGCCCTTCCGGGCCGTCCTCAAGTACCTGTACACGGGGGAGCTGGACGAAAACGAGCGTGACCTCATGCACATCGCCCACATTGCCGAGCTGCTCGAGGTCTTTGATCTGCGCATGATGGTGGCCAATATTCTCAACAATGAGGCCTTCATGAACCAGGAGATCACCAAGGCCTTCCATGTCCGCCGGACCAACCGGGTTAAGGAGTGCTTGGCAAAAGGCACTTTCTCAG ATGTGACCTTCATCCTGGATGATGGCACCATCAGTGCCCACAAGCCCCTGCTGATTTCCAGCTGTGACTGGATGGCTGCCATGTTTGGGGGGCCATTTGTGGAGAGCTCCACCCGGGAG GTGGTGTTTCCCTACACAAGCAAGAGCTGCATGCGGGCTGTGCTGGAATACCTCTACACGGGCATGTTCACGTCCAGCCCTGACCTGGACGACATGAAGCTCATCATCCTAGCCAACCGCCTCTGCCTGCCACACCTGGTTGCCCTCACAG AGCAGTACACAGTGACCGGGCTGATGGAAGCGACCCAGATGATGGTGGACATCGATGGGGACGTCCTTGTGTTCCTGGAGCTGGCTCAG TTCCACTGTGCATACCAGCTGGCTGACTGGTGTCTCCACCACATCTGCACCAACTACAACAACGTGTGCCGCAAGTTCCCCCGAGACATGAAGGCCATGTCCCCAG AAAACCAGGAGTATTTTGAGAAGCACCGGTGGCCGCCTGTGTGGTACCTGAAGGAGGAAGATCACTACCAGCGGGCGCGGAAGGAGCGCGAGAAGGAGGACTACCTCCACCTCAAGCGGCAGCCTAAGCGGCGGTGGCTGTTCTGGAACAGTCCGTCCTCCCCGTCCTCCTCGGCAGCCTCCTCCTcatccccatcctcctcctcagctgTGGTCTGA
- the RHOBTB2 gene encoding rho-related BTB domain-containing protein 2 isoform X4, whose product MELWSRLMDSDMDYERPNVETIKCVVVGDNAVGKTRLICARACNATLTQYQLLATHVPTVWAIDQYRVCQEVLERSRDVVDDVSVSLRLWDTFGDHHKDRRFAYGRSDVVVLCFSIANPNSLHHVKTMWYPEIKHFCPRAPVILVGCQLDLRYADLEAVNRARRPLARPIKPNEILPPEKGREVAKELGIPYYETSVVAQFGIKDVFDNAIRAALISRRHLQFWKSHLRNVQRPLLQAPFLPPKPPPPIIVVPDPPSSSEECPAHLLEDPLCADVILVLQERVRIFAHKIYLSTSSSKFYDLFLMDLSEGELGGPSGSGGAHPEDHQGHPDQHHHHHHHHHGRDFLLRAASFDVCESVDEAGGSGPAGLRASTSDGILRGNGTGYLPGRGRVLSSWSRAFVSIQEEMAEDPLTYKSRLMVVVKMDNSIQPGPFRAVLKYLYTGELDENERDLMHIAHIAELLEVFDLRMMVANILNNEAFMNQEITKAFHVRRTNRVKECLAKGTFSDVTFILDDGTISAHKPLLISSCDWMAAMFGGPFVESSTREVVFPYTSKSCMRAVLEYLYTGMFTSSPDLDDMKLIILANRLCLPHLVALTEQYTVTGLMEATQMMVDIDGDVLVFLELAQFHCAYQLADWCLHHICTNYNNVCRKFPRDMKAMSPENQEYFEKHRWPPVWYLKEEDHYQRARKEREKEDYLHLKRQPKRRWLFWNSPSSPSSSAASSSSPSSSSAVV is encoded by the exons ATGGAATTGTG gTCCCGTTTAATGGATTCTGACATGGATTATGAAAGGCCAAACGTAGAGACCATCAAGTGCGTTGTGGTGGGGGACAACGCCGTGGGCAAGACCAGGCTCATCTGTGCCCGTGCTTGCAATGCCACCCTCACCCAGTACCAGCTGCTGGCCACGCACGTGCCCACAGTGTGGGCCATCGACCAATATCGTGTGTGCCAGGAG GTGCTGGAACGCTCCCGAGACGTGGTAGATGATGTCAGCGTCTCCCTGCGCCTCTGGGACACCTTTGGAGACCACCACAAGGACCGTCGCTTTGCTTATGGGAG ATCCGATGTGGTGGTTCTGTGCTTCTCCATTGCCAACCCCAATTCCCTCCACCATGTCAAGACCATGTGGTACCCAGAAATCAAGCACTTCTGCCCCCGAGCACCTGTCATCTTGGTGGGCTGCCAGTTGGACCTGCGCTACGCTGACCTGGAGGCTGTCAACAGGGCCAGGCGACCCTTGGCGAG GCCCATCAAGCCCAATGAAATCCTGCCCCCAGAGAAGGGTCGGGAGGTGGCCAAGGAGCTGGGCATCCCATACTATGAGACCAGCGTGGTGGCCCAGTTCGGCATCAAGGACGTCTTTGACAACGCCATCCGAGCCGCCCTCATCTCCCGCCGCCACCTGCAGTTCTGGAAGTCCCACCTCCGTAACGTGCAGCGGCCTCTGCTGCAGGCACCCTTCCTGCCCCCCAAGCCACCACCTCCCATCATCGTGGTGCCCGACCCACCCTCCAGCAGCGAGGAGTGCCCCGCCCACCTCCTGGAGGACCCGCTCTGCGCGGACGTCATCCTGGTGCTGCAGGAGCGGGTGCGCATCTTTGCCCACAAGATCTACCTCTCCACCTCTTCCTCCAAGTTCTATGACCTGTTCCTCATGGACCTGAGTGAGGGGGAGCTGGGGGGCCCCTCGGGGTCAGGGGGTGCCCACCCAGAGGACCACCAGGGCCACCCTgatcaacaccaccaccaccaccaccatcaccacgggCGAGACTTTCTGCTCCGGGCAGCCAGCTTTGACGTGTGCGAAAGCGTGGATGAGGCTGGGGGCTCCGGTCCCGCCGGCCTCCGTGCCTCCACCAGCGATGGGATCTTACGGGGCAATGGGACAGGGTACCTGCCAGGCAGGGGTCGTGTGCTGTCTTCCTGGAGCCGAGCTTTTGTGAGCATCCAGGAAGAGATGGCAGAAGATCCTCTTACCTACAAATCCcggctgatggtggtggtgaagaTGGACAATTCCATCCAGCCAGGGCCCTTCCGGGCCGTCCTCAAGTACCTGTACACGGGGGAGCTGGACGAAAACGAGCGTGACCTCATGCACATCGCCCACATTGCCGAGCTGCTCGAGGTCTTTGATCTGCGCATGATGGTGGCCAATATTCTCAACAATGAGGCCTTCATGAACCAGGAGATCACCAAGGCCTTCCATGTCCGCCGGACCAACCGGGTTAAGGAGTGCTTGGCAAAAGGCACTTTCTCAG ATGTGACCTTCATCCTGGATGATGGCACCATCAGTGCCCACAAGCCCCTGCTGATTTCCAGCTGTGACTGGATGGCTGCCATGTTTGGGGGGCCATTTGTGGAGAGCTCCACCCGGGAG GTGGTGTTTCCCTACACAAGCAAGAGCTGCATGCGGGCTGTGCTGGAATACCTCTACACGGGCATGTTCACGTCCAGCCCTGACCTGGACGACATGAAGCTCATCATCCTAGCCAACCGCCTCTGCCTGCCACACCTGGTTGCCCTCACAG AGCAGTACACAGTGACCGGGCTGATGGAAGCGACCCAGATGATGGTGGACATCGATGGGGACGTCCTTGTGTTCCTGGAGCTGGCTCAG TTCCACTGTGCATACCAGCTGGCTGACTGGTGTCTCCACCACATCTGCACCAACTACAACAACGTGTGCCGCAAGTTCCCCCGAGACATGAAGGCCATGTCCCCAG AAAACCAGGAGTATTTTGAGAAGCACCGGTGGCCGCCTGTGTGGTACCTGAAGGAGGAAGATCACTACCAGCGGGCGCGGAAGGAGCGCGAGAAGGAGGACTACCTCCACCTCAAGCGGCAGCCTAAGCGGCGGTGGCTGTTCTGGAACAGTCCGTCCTCCCCGTCCTCCTCGGCAGCCTCCTCCTcatccccatcctcctcctcagctgTGGTCTGA